The following proteins come from a genomic window of Chanos chanos chromosome 15, fChaCha1.1, whole genome shotgun sequence:
- the smyd4 gene encoding protein-lysine N-methyltransferase SMYD4, which produces MDLPCPKWMKHVEQKWTGLSAETRQSFTVLDKTDEMFQFGLSQINQEDLEILTDVSGDYGAQKSPESAGRFREQGNRSFKARDYAAAALLYSKGICHATKGTEQLALCYANRSAALFYLSLYKECLADICRALDEGYPGHLRHKLSERRTQCLNRLREQGRDPEVNGTENVLVNTDFQTAQGEEGADAVSYVSPDVSVCLNPGKGRHLLARVEKPAGEVVLEDTAYSSVLIPGEGRCTEGERTKRTAFGTEDRHCHHCLSHSLNPIPCASCSYARYCGERCQREAWQQYHCWDCPIGSELLALGVLAHLSLRVALKAGLKEVQKARGNAVTPKNDVHEPTKENFLNEDKDGGEGLSTKFPSGQKSPASEVPFGGNSLSVTCSQCHDHSSCYHESYLGVYSLLPHVTKQAPSLRFLLAVTMGVLYQRLQKVGPPPASWDSTGQGGGWAPEMTMLGATALRHMMQLRCNAQAVRTVRVSDETGSSVQSSQEIRVATAIFPVLSLLNHSCSPNTSLTFTTDLPSEPSKTTDSDGPETKSVISHTSPGIRVVVRTSRDVAAGQELLHCYGPHYSRMEVWERQHLLQEQYFFHCQCQACQRETGSSSKTQEPAAARGFKCSKCEGPLQSDGDGSLCLRSSCGHFVSKTDMEWRLQSIRHHLDRGVQSLEMDRADEALGILKEASAQADSILERTHPLQGELADTVARAYATMGDWSRAAVHLRRSVEAVRSQYGENSVELGRQLFKLAQLHFNGGDAGSAMSVIPAARCSLSLHCGPRCEELQELQAMEDCLRGVL; this is translated from the exons ATGGATCTTCCCTGTCCTAAATGGATGAAACACGTTGAGCAGAAATGGACCGGACTAAGTGCAGAGACTAGACAGAGTTTCACAGTTCTTGATAAAACTGATGAAATGTTCCAGTTTGGATTATCACAAATAAA TCAAGAAGACCTTGAAATTTTGACAGATGTCTCGGGGGACTACGGTGCGCAGAAGTCCCCAGAATCTGCAGGGAGGTTCAGGGAGCAAGGCAATAGGAGCTTTAAAGCCAGGGATTACGCTGCTGCAGCTCTACTCTATTCTAAG GGTATATGCCATGCCACGAAGGGCACAGAACAGTTAGCCCTGTGCTATGCTAATCGCTCAGCTGCcttgttctatctctctctatataaG GAATGCCTTGCTGACATCTGTCGGGCTCTTGACGAAGGCTACCCTGGTCACCTTCGGCATAAACTCTCCGAGAGACGGACTCAGTGTCTGAATCGCCTCAGAGAGCAGGGACGGGATCCAGAGGTGAAtgggacagaaaatgttttggtAAACACAGACTTTCAGACAGCacagggggaggagggggcagaTGCGGTCTCCTACGTATCCCCTGACGTGTCTGTCTGCCTCAACCCAGGGAAGGGCCGTCACCTGCTCGCCAGAGTGGAGAAACCAGCAGGGGAGGTGGTACTCGAGGACACAGCTTACAGCTCTGTTCTCATACCTGGGGAGGGAAGATGTACCGAGGGGGAGCGCACCAAAAGGACTGCGTTTGGTACAGAGGACAGACACTGTCACCACTGTTTAAGTCATAGTCTGAACCCCATCCCGTGCGCAAGCTGTAGCTACGCCCGTTACTGTGGGGAAAGATGCCAGAGAGAGGCGTGGCAGCAATACCACTGTTGGGACTGTCCAATCGGTAGCGAGCTTTTGGCTCTGGGGGTGCTTGCACATCTCTCGTTAAGGGTGGCATTGAAAGCCGGGTTGAAGGAGGTCCAGAAAGCGCGAGGGAATGCAGTTACCCCAAAGAACGACGTGCACGAACCAACCAAAGAAAACTTCTTAAATGAGGACAAAGATGGTGGGGAGGGTCTCAGCACAAAGTTTCCAAGTGGTCAGAAGAGCCCAGCGTCGGAGGTGCCTTTTGGGGGAAATTCCCTGTCAGTCACCTGCAGTCAATGCCACGACCACTCGAGCTGTTACCACGAATCATATTTGGGCGTCTACAGCCTGTTACCACATGTAACTAAACAGGCACCCAGCCTACGCTTCCTATTGGCCGTTACCATGGGAGTGTTGTATCAGAGACTACAAAAGGTGGGGCCACCACCGGCGTCATGGGATTCCACTGGCCAGGGAGGAGGTTGGGCTCCAGAGATGACCATGCTGGGAGCTACAGCACTCAGACACATGATGCAGCTCAGATGTAATGCTCAGGCCGTCAGGACAGTAAGAgtctcag ATGAGACAGGAAGTTCAGTGCAGTCCAGTCAGGAAATACGGGTCGCCACGGCGATCTTCCCAGTCCTCAGTCTGCTGAACCACTCATGTTCTCCAAATACAAGCCTTACATTTACCACTGACTTACCGTCTGAACCTTCGAAGACTACCGATTCTGATGGTCCAGAAACCAAATCCGTGATCTCTCATACTAGCCCAGGCATAAGAGTCGTCGTCCGGACCTCCAGAGATGTCGCTGCAGGACAGGAGCTACTGCATTGTTATG GACCTCACTACAGCAGAATGGAGGTTTGGGAGCGTCAGCACCTCCTGCAGGAGCAGTACTTTTTCCACTGTCAGTGCCAGGCATGCCAGCGCGAAACCGGATCGAGCAGCAAGACTCAAGAGCCTGCAGCAGCCAGGGGGTTCAAATGTTCTAAATGTGAAGGCCCCCTACAG TCTGATGGAGATGGTTCTCTGTGTCTGCGGTCATCGTGTGGTCACTTTGTGTCTAAAACTGACATGGAATGGAGACTTCAGAGCATACGACATCACCTGGATCGAGGGGTGCAGTCCTTAGAGATGGACAGAGCGG ATGAGGCCCTTGGGATTTTGAAGGAAGCATCTGCTCAAGCGGACAGTATCCTGGAGAGGACCCACCCGTTACAGGGTGAACTGGCTGATACAGTGGCCCGAGCTTATGCCACAATGG GAGACTGGAGCAGGGCTGCGGTCCATTTGAGGAGAAGCGTGGAAGCAGTTCGCTCACAGTATGGAGAAAACAGCGTAGAACTGGGACGGCAGCTCTTCAAATTAGCGCAGCTCCATTTTAACGG AGGGGACGCCGGATCTGCGATGTCTGTCATTCCCGCAGCGCgatgctcgctctctctgcaCTGCGGTCCACGCTGtgaggagctgcaggagctgcAGGCCATGGAGGACTGTTTGAGAGGTGTACTGTGA